One segment of Chionomys nivalis chromosome 3, mChiNiv1.1, whole genome shotgun sequence DNA contains the following:
- the Tmem119 gene encoding transmembrane protein 119, producing MDSSLLLSLLLLLRPVPVMAYSVSLPATFLEDVGGSGEAEGSSASSPSLPPPRTSTFSPTSGRPQPTALEGPVPPTNLLDGIMDFFRQYVMLIAVVGSLAFLLMFIVCAALITRQKHKATAYYPSSFPEKKYVNQSDRAGGPPAFSEVPDRAPDSRQEEALGSSQQLQADILAATQNLRSPARVVPGSGEGTKLVKAEVPSSQEEVQEAPVCGATTEKLGVSEESGSAEAIGAPKASEGQGGQEGSFSAAEESQGPAGPPESSCACSSVSPSV from the coding sequence ATGGACTCCAgcctcctcttgtctctgctgcttCTTCTGAGGCCCGTGCCTGTCATGGCCTACTCTGTGTCCCTCCCAGCCACCTTCCTGGAGGATGTGGGGGGCAGTGGGGAAGCTGAGGGTTCCTCAGCCTCTTCCCCCAGCCTGCCGCCACCCCGGACTTCAACCTTCAGCCCCACGTCAGGGAGACCCCAGCCCACAGCTCTGGAGGGCCCTGTGCCCCCCACTAACCTCCTGGATGGGATCATGGACTTCTTCCGCCAGTACGTGATGCTCATCGCGGTGGTGGGCTCTCTGGCCTTCCTGCTCATGTTCATTGTCTGCGCCGCGCTCATTACCCGCCAGAAGCACAAGGCCACAGCCTACTACCCATCCTCCTTCCCCGAGAAGAAGTATGTGAACCAGAGTGACCGGGCTGGGGGCCCCCCTGCCTTCAGCGAGGTCCCTGACAGGGCACCTGACAGCCGGCAGGAAGAGGCCCTGGGCTCATCCCAGCAGCTCCAGGCTGACATTCTGGCCGCTACCCAGAACCTCCGGTCTCCAGCCAGAGTGGTGCCAGGCAGTGGAGAGGGAACAAAGCTGGTGAAGGCTGAGGTGCCGAGCAGCCAGGAGGAGGTCCAGGAAGCCCCAGTATGCGGGGCCACCACAGAGAAGCTGGGGGTCTCAGAAGAGTCAGGCTCGGCAGAGGCTATAGGGGCTCCTAAAGCCAGTGAGGGCCAAGGAGGACAGGAAGGGTCTTTCTCTGCAGCAGAGGAATCCCAGGGACCAGCCGGGCCCCCTGAAAGTTCCTGTGCTTGCAGCAGCGTCTCCCCCAGTGTCTAA